The Candidatus Thorarchaeota archaeon genome has a segment encoding these proteins:
- a CDS encoding HypC/HybG/HupF family hydrogenase formation chaperone — protein MCLAVPGLVESIEEDYAQVDFGGVRKKVCVSLLPDLEEGEYVIVHTGYAIEKIKPEEAKKTIKLWEEMAEMAADVERAKPR, from the coding sequence ATGTGTTTAGCGGTTCCCGGTTTGGTCGAAAGCATCGAAGAAGACTACGCGCAAGTAGACTTCGGAGGTGTGCGCAAGAAGGTCTGTGTGAGCTTGCTGCCTGATCTTGAGGAAGGGGAATACGTTATCGTCCACACTGGGTATGCCATCGAGAAAATCAAGCCCGAAGAGGCGAAGAAAACAATCAAGCTCTGGGAAGAGATGGCGGAGATGGCTGCAGACGTGGAACGAGCGAAACCTCGGTAG